In bacterium, one genomic interval encodes:
- a CDS encoding nitroreductase family protein encodes MPGKSAKEFASCPDCGFTWEDRTLFLEDRKVELTEYRANFKNLPSGKFYFSHHGQAAEPERLTLPVAAFGDLYAGPVYRVRATGSLYCTGYCFDAKCFEPCNAICECSQVRETLRIILEWPKKEDPLTGPLAQLAERCRSYRRFDESKPVSRQTLLDLVNLARLCPSASNQQPLKHFISCDKELNDAIFPSLSWAKYFRDWNGPAEGERPAGYVVILSDNSITKNCHCDDGIAAQMMKLGATERGYGGCLINAFDEKKLRETLKLPDYMDIRLVLALGVPVETVRLESADGSIRYYKDKSGVVHVPKRPLDEIIINLPKKSKIPR; translated from the coding sequence ATGCCGGGAAAGTCTGCAAAGGAATTCGCCAGTTGCCCTGACTGCGGTTTTACGTGGGAGGATCGCACCCTCTTTCTTGAAGACCGGAAGGTCGAATTAACCGAATACAGGGCGAATTTCAAGAATCTGCCCTCCGGAAAATTCTACTTTTCGCATCACGGGCAGGCCGCCGAACCGGAGCGCCTGACGCTGCCTGTGGCCGCTTTCGGCGATCTTTATGCCGGGCCCGTTTACCGGGTTCGGGCGACAGGCTCGCTTTACTGCACCGGGTACTGTTTCGACGCAAAGTGTTTTGAGCCCTGCAACGCCATATGCGAATGCTCCCAAGTGCGCGAGACGCTCCGGATCATTCTGGAATGGCCGAAAAAAGAGGACCCGCTGACGGGGCCTTTGGCCCAACTGGCGGAGAGATGCAGAAGCTACAGGCGGTTCGACGAGTCAAAACCCGTCAGCCGCCAGACTCTCCTCGATCTTGTCAACCTCGCCAGACTCTGCCCCAGCGCCTCCAACCAGCAGCCCCTGAAGCACTTCATCTCCTGCGACAAGGAGCTTAACGACGCGATTTTCCCGAGCCTTTCCTGGGCCAAGTATTTCCGCGACTGGAACGGCCCCGCCGAGGGCGAGCGCCCGGCGGGCTACGTCGTGATCCTCTCCGACAACTCGATTACGAAAAACTGCCATTGCGACGACGGCATAGCCGCCCAGATGATGAAGCTCGGGGCGACGGAGCGAGGGTACGGCGGGTGCCTGATCAACGCTTTCGACGAAAAGAAGCTCCGGGAGACCCTGAAACTGCCCGATTATATGGACATACGCCTTGTGCTGGCGCTGGGCGTCCCTGTGGAGACCGTCAGGCTCGAATCGGCGGACGGCTCGATACGCTACTATAAGGACAAAAGCGGCGTCGTCCACGTCCCCAAGCGCCCGCTCGACGAAATCATCATAAACCTGCCGAAAAAGAGCAAAATCCCAAGGTAA